The nucleotide window CTTGGCGGGGATGTGCGAGGCGAGCGCGAGCACCGGCGCGCCGGAGCGGTTGGCGTCGTACAGGCCCTGGATCAGATGGGTGTTGCCCGGTCCGCAGCTGCCCGCGCAGACCGCGAGTTCGCCGGTGAGCTGGGCCTGCGCGGCGGCGGCGAAGGCGGCGGCCTCCTCGTTGCGTACGTGCACCCACTCGATGCCCTCGGTGCGCCGTACGGCGTCCACCACGGGGTTGAGGCTGTCGCCCACCACCCCGTAGACGCGCTCGACCCCGGCCTGCCGGAGGATCTGCGTGAACTGCTGGGCCACGGTCGGGTTGGCCATACGGTCTCCTCGCGCGTCGTCGGCGGTGCGGATGCCACCGCCGGTGCCGGTCACGGCACGTGTGTCGCTTCCGATCCTGTCCGTGCCGGGCCGCAACCGCAGCGGGAGCGGCCGATCCGGGCACGGCTTCGGCGGGTCGCGGGCGGCGGGCGGTCACCCGGGTGGACTCCTTCGGCCTGACGGCGGGCGGGTGGCGGTGGTTCGGTGGGCGTGGCGGCCCACCGGCGGGGCCGTGGCCGACGGAAGGCGGAGCGGATGAGCGAGCCGACACAGGACGCCCCCGGCGAGGGCCCACCCGGCAGAGGGGTGGCACCCGCCCCGGGGACCACGCTGCTCGCCGAGGTGGCGGCGGAGTTCGCCGGGACGCTGGTGCTGATCCTCTTCGGCTGCGGCGTGGTCGCCCAGGTCTCCGCGGGCGGCGCGCTGACCAACCCCAAGGGCGGTCTGGGCGCCCATGACAGCATCGCGTGGGCCTGGGGCCTGGGGGTGACCTTCGGCGTCTACCTGGCGGGCCGGATCAGCGGGGCCCACCTCAACCCCGCGGTGACGGTGTCGCTCGCGGCCTTCAAGGGGTTCCCGTGGCGCAAGGTGGCCCCGTTCGCGGTGGCCCAGACCGCCGGTGCCTTCGTCGCCGCGCTGCTGGTGCGCTGGAACTACACCGAGATCCTGGCCAGGGCGGATCCGGGGCACAGCGTCAAGACGCAGACCGTCTTCTCCACGCTGCCCGGCAACGGCTCACCGGTCGCCGGGGTCCACCAGTGGGGTGCCTTCCGCGACCAGGTGATCGGAACCGCGCTGCTGATGCTGCTGATCCTGGCCGTCACCGATCTGCTCAACACCCCGCCGGGCGCCAACCTCGCCCCGCTGGTCATCGGGCTGATCGTGGTCGTCATCGGCATGGCGTTCGGCGCGGACGCCGGGTACGCGATCAACCCGGCGCGTGACTTCGGGCCCCGGCTGGCCAGCTTCCTGACCGGGTACCGCGGGGCGTGGCGGGACCAGTGGGGCGACTACTACTTCTGGGTGCCGATCGTCGGGCCGCTGGTCGGCGGGGTGGCCGGCGGGGTGTTCTACCAGCTGTTCGTGGGGCGTTTCCTGCCCCGGCCGGAGCCGGAGCCCCCCGGGGAGCTGCCGTCGGCGCCCGGCGCCGGGGCGTGAACGCGCGGACGCGACGAGGAGAGGCGGCGGGCGATGGCGGACTTCGTCGGCGCGGTGGACCAGGGCACCACCAGCAGCCGTTTCATGATCTTCGACCACGACGGCAACGAGGTGGCCAAGCACCAGCTGGAACACACCCAGATCCTGCCGCGCCCCGGCTGGGTGGAGCACGACCCGGTGGAGATCTGGGAACGCACCAACGTGGCCATCCAGAACGCCGTGCGGGCCGCCCGGATCGCCGCCTCCGACCTGGCCGCCATCGGCATCACCAACCAGCGCGAGACCACCGTGGTGTGGGATCCGCGCACCGGCCAGCCGTACTGCAACGCCATCGTGTGGCAGGACACCCGCACCGACACCATCGCCTCCGCCCTGGACCGGGACGAACGCGGTGAGCTGATCCGCCGGCGCGCCGGACTGCCGCCGGCCACCTACTTCTCCGGCGGCAAGCTGCGCTG belongs to Streptantibioticus cattleyicolor NRRL 8057 = DSM 46488 and includes:
- a CDS encoding MIP/aquaporin family protein, with translation MSEPTQDAPGEGPPGRGVAPAPGTTLLAEVAAEFAGTLVLILFGCGVVAQVSAGGALTNPKGGLGAHDSIAWAWGLGVTFGVYLAGRISGAHLNPAVTVSLAAFKGFPWRKVAPFAVAQTAGAFVAALLVRWNYTEILARADPGHSVKTQTVFSTLPGNGSPVAGVHQWGAFRDQVIGTALLMLLILAVTDLLNTPPGANLAPLVIGLIVVVIGMAFGADAGYAINPARDFGPRLASFLTGYRGAWRDQWGDYYFWVPIVGPLVGGVAGGVFYQLFVGRFLPRPEPEPPGELPSAPGAGA